The sequence TTTGAATGTGTCCCATCTCAGATTAACTACGTATTAGATACTCGATTTACAGTTGAACGTGGCTACCTGGTGGAAAGTCGGCGGGGGGGCGGGGGGTATCTGAGGATTATTCGCCTGGGTCTCGGAATTGAGGGACAGTATCAGCAGGTTATGCGCCAATTGATTGGAGAACACCTCTCTCGTGATCGATCAAATGCTTTGGTTAACAGGCTCTTGGATGAGGAGTTGGTGACAATTCGGGAAGCGGCCTTGATTAAGAGCATCCTTTCAGGAAACAATTTAGCAGGAGAATTTAGAGACTGGGACACATTGCGTGCATCTCTAATGAAAGATATTTTAACAACACTGAGTCGAGATGATTTAGTCTAAAAGGGGGTTTTGAAATGCTTTGTCAGCATTGTAAACAAAAAGAAGCTATTATGCAATTTTTCATAACAGAGAATGGAAAAACTCGGGAAGTTCATCTTTGCGAGGCGTGTGCCAAAAATACCCAAGAGGTAAGTTTTGTCTTTCACCCAGCCATAGTTCCCGAGTTCTTACAGGCACTCTTTGGCTTTAATGCCCCTACAAAAGACCAACCGGCAGAGATGACCTGCCCTAAATGTGGAATCAGCTTTTCCCAAGTTACGCAAGTCGGAAAACTTGGCTGCAGTACCTGTTATGAAACCTTTGAAAAGCAGCTTGAACCATTGTTGAGGAGAGTTCATGGCGGTGGTCAAAATGTCGGAAAGATTCCGGCAAGACGGGGAGCAGATCTGAGAAATCGCCTGGAACAACGAAAACTTAAAGAAAAACTCCAAGCCTTGATTCAACAAGAAGCCTTTGAGGAGGCTGCTGTAGTAAGAGATCAGATCCGCGAATTTGAGCAATCAAAAGGAGGGGAAAAAAGTGATTCGTAAGGAATTATTGTTGCAGCATAGCGCCTGGATGAGTGAAACCGATTCTCCGGTTGTTATAAGCAGCCGGGTGAGGTTAGCACGTAACCTTGAGGATTTCCCTTTTCCCCATGGGCTTAATTCAGAAGGGGCTGCTCAGGTTGAAAAAACAGTTGCCAAGGTGTTGACGGATAATGAGGGTAATAATGTTGATCTGATTTATATACCTTTAACAGAACTGAATACTATTGAACAACAAGTTCTTATCGAAAAACATCTGATTAGTCCAAGTCTGGGAGGGGCCACTGGGGCTAGGGGTGTAGCCTTGGCTCCTGATCATCGCTATGCGGTAATGGTCAATGAGGAAGATCATCTGCGAATTCAAGTGCTTTTGCCAGGAAATCAACTTCTGGAATCTCATCGTTTAGCAACAGGTCTCGATGATTTATTAGAAGCAAAGCTTGATTTTGCTTATAGAGAGAGTCAAGGATATCTAACCTCTTGTCCTACTAATGTAGGGACAGGGTTAAGAGCTTCGGTTATGGTTCATTTGCCGGGACTTGTTATCACAAAACAAGTTCAACAGGTTTTAGGTGCAGTGACTCGTTTGGGGCTTGCTGTACGTGGGTTATATGGTGAGGGGTCACAAGCCTTTGGGCACATCTATCAAATCTCGAACCAAATTACTCTCGGCAAAAGTGAAGAAGACATTCTCTCTCATTTGGATGCGGTAACCGGACAGATTGTTGAGCATGAACTACAGGCGAGAGATCTTCTTCGCCGACAAACTCCAATGCTGTTAGAAGATAAGGTCTGGAGAGCCAGGGGAACTTTGCAGAACGCTCGATTGCTCTCCTCTGAAGATGCAATGCATCTTTTATCCCATGATCGCTTAGGTACAGACATGGGTTTATTGCCTAAAACTAAAGATTGTTTTGCAACCTTAATTGTTGATACCCGCCCGGGGTGCTTACAGTATATCCTTGATCGAGAACTTGATCCCGGTCTGCGGGATCAGGAACGGGCACGTTTGGTACGAGAACGGATCGCGTAGACAGGTTTAGACATCTGAATAAATGAAATCATAGAAGTATAGGCAAAGGACAGAAAGGATGAAAGATAATGAAGGGACGTTATACTGAACGAGCACAAAAGGTATTAGCGATTGCCCAAGAAGAAGCCAAAAGAATGGGGCATCAAGTTGTAGGGACTGAGCACGTTTTATTGGGACTTATTCAAGAAGGAGAAGGTATTGCTGCCCAAGCTCTAACGGGAATGAACTTAGATCTTGCAAAGATACTAAGTCAGATTGAACAAATCACGGGAGTTGGTCAGGCAATTAAAGGGGAGGTTGGTTTCACTCCTCGGGTAAAAAGAGTCTTAGAATTGGCTAATGAGGAAGCTCATCGCCAAGAAGTTAATTATATAGGAACTGAGCACTTACTTTTGGGTCTCATCATGGAAGGAGAGGGAATTGCTGCTCGTATCTTAGCAAATCTTAATGTAAGTCCTGAAAGGGTATGGAAACAAGTTGCCAAATTACTGGGTGGAGAGTTTGATGAAGCTGCCATACCGGTTTCCAACTCAGTTCCGGCTTCCAAAAATGCCGGCTCAGTGACTACGCCAGCCTTAAATGAGTTTGGAAGAGATCTGACTTTACAAGCCCGGGAAGGACGTTTGGATCCTGTAATCGGAAGGGAAAAGGAAATAGAGCGAGTCATACAGGTCTTGAGTCGGCGCACCAAAAATAATCCGGCTTTAATTGGGGAGCCGGGCGTGGGAAAAACCGCTATTGCCGAAGGGTTAGCTCAAGGGATTGTTAATAATCGAGTTCCCGAAATTTTAGTAAATAAGCGAGTCATTACCTTAGACTTGTCAGCCATGGTCGCCGGAAGTAAATATCGCGGTGAATTTGAGGAGCGGCTTAAGAAAGTTATGGAAGAGATTCGGGCCGACGGAAACATCATTTTGTTCATCGATGAATTGCATACCTTGATAGGGGCCGGTGCTGCTGAAGGCGCAATTGACGCTGCCAATATCTTAAAGCCTGCTTTAGCTAGAGGTGAATTACAGTGCATTGGAGCTACCACTCTTGAGGAATATCGGAAATATATTGAGAAGGATTCTGCTTTAGAGCGTCGCTTCCAGCCTATTTCAGTGGGTGAGCCGACGGTAGAGGAAGCCATTATCATACTGCGCGGCTTAAGAGATCGCTATGAGGCTCATCATCGGGTGAAAATCACTGATGAATCCATTGAAGCTGCTGCCCGTTTATCCGATCGCTATATCTCGGATCGCTTTCTGCCTGATAAAGCAATTGATTTAATGGATGAAGCAGCTTCCCGGGTTCGACTGGCTAGTTTTACGGCACCACCTGATCTGAAATTACTTGAGGAAGAAGCGGAACGTTTAAAGAAAGAGAAAGAAGCGGCTGTTTCTAGTCAGGAGTTCGAGAAGGCTGCGGGATTACGTGATCAGGAGCAAAAATTACGAGCTGAATTAGCTGAGCAGCGTGGGGCTTGGGAGCATCAGCGCTATAAAGAAAACGCAATGGTTACAGGGGATGATATTGCTCAGATTGTTGCCAGTTGGACGGGGATTCCGGTCAAGAAACTTGCTGAAGAAGAAAGTGAACGTCTTCTGCATCTTGAAGATCTTTTGCACCAAAGACTCATTGGACAGGAAGATGCAGTCACGGCAGTAGCTCGAGCTGTTCGCAGAGCGAGGGCGGGCTTAAAAGATCCTAAGAGACCTATCGGCTCCTTTATATTCCTTGGGCCAACAGGTGTCGGAAAAACTGAGCTGGGGCGAGCTTTAGCTGAGGGGATGTTTGGAGACGAGAAAGCTCTTATCCGTATTGACATGTCAGAGTATATGGAAAAACACGCGGTTTCTCGCCTTGTGGGAGCACCTCCGGGATACGTTGGACATGATGAAGGAGGGCAGCTCACAGAGGCGGTAAGACGTAAACCCTATAGTGTTGTCTTGCTTGATGAAATCGAAAAAGCCCATCCTGAAGCATTCAATATCTTACTCCAAGTCCTAGAAGATGGACGCTTAACAGATACCAAAGGAAGAACCGTTGACTTTAGAAATACTGTAATCATCATGACTTCTAATGTCGGCTCTTCCTTCCTGAAAAAAGAAGCAATGGGCTTCGCACCTAAAAAAGATGAAAAGACTGATTATAAAAATATGCGCGGACATGTAATGGAAGAATTAAAGCGCTCCTTCCGCCCGGAGTTTTTAAATCGGATTGACGAGATAGTAGTCTTCCATTCCCTCCAAGATGAACACCTACTGAAGATTGCTGACATCTTAACGCGCCAAGTCAATAAGCGCTTGAGTGAGAATGGCTTGGAACTACAGGTCGAGCAGAGTGCCATTGAACTAATTGCCAAAGAGGGTAATGATCCCATTTTTGGAGCGCGGCCTTTGCGCAGAGCAATTCAAAGATTAATTGAAGATGCACTTTCTGAAAAAATACTTGAAGGGGTCTTTAAAGCCGGAGACCGAATTATTGTTGAAGCAGAAGAGGGAAAAATGAAATTTTCCCAAGGTTAATGCTCGCTAATTCCAGAGAATAATAACGAACGACATAAAAGGAGCAATGCGAATGTTGCTCCTTTTATTCTGCCTTTATAATGTAGGAATAAAGAGTATAATTAATTCAAGGCATACAGAAATCGTCTTCCA comes from Desulfosporosinus meridiei DSM 13257 and encodes:
- a CDS encoding CtsR family transcriptional regulator, yielding MGNLADRIEEYLKQILEKTTEGYIVLQRSELAGEFECVPSQINYVLDTRFTVERGYLVESRRGGGGYLRIIRLGLGIEGQYQQVMRQLIGEHLSRDRSNALVNRLLDEELVTIREAALIKSILSGNNLAGEFRDWDTLRASLMKDILTTLSRDDLV
- a CDS encoding UvrB/UvrC motif-containing protein, producing the protein MLCQHCKQKEAIMQFFITENGKTREVHLCEACAKNTQEVSFVFHPAIVPEFLQALFGFNAPTKDQPAEMTCPKCGISFSQVTQVGKLGCSTCYETFEKQLEPLLRRVHGGGQNVGKIPARRGADLRNRLEQRKLKEKLQALIQQEAFEEAAVVRDQIREFEQSKGGEKSDS
- a CDS encoding protein arginine kinase, whose protein sequence is MIRKELLLQHSAWMSETDSPVVISSRVRLARNLEDFPFPHGLNSEGAAQVEKTVAKVLTDNEGNNVDLIYIPLTELNTIEQQVLIEKHLISPSLGGATGARGVALAPDHRYAVMVNEEDHLRIQVLLPGNQLLESHRLATGLDDLLEAKLDFAYRESQGYLTSCPTNVGTGLRASVMVHLPGLVITKQVQQVLGAVTRLGLAVRGLYGEGSQAFGHIYQISNQITLGKSEEDILSHLDAVTGQIVEHELQARDLLRRQTPMLLEDKVWRARGTLQNARLLSSEDAMHLLSHDRLGTDMGLLPKTKDCFATLIVDTRPGCLQYILDRELDPGLRDQERARLVRERIA
- a CDS encoding ATP-dependent Clp protease ATP-binding subunit; amino-acid sequence: MKGRYTERAQKVLAIAQEEAKRMGHQVVGTEHVLLGLIQEGEGIAAQALTGMNLDLAKILSQIEQITGVGQAIKGEVGFTPRVKRVLELANEEAHRQEVNYIGTEHLLLGLIMEGEGIAARILANLNVSPERVWKQVAKLLGGEFDEAAIPVSNSVPASKNAGSVTTPALNEFGRDLTLQAREGRLDPVIGREKEIERVIQVLSRRTKNNPALIGEPGVGKTAIAEGLAQGIVNNRVPEILVNKRVITLDLSAMVAGSKYRGEFEERLKKVMEEIRADGNIILFIDELHTLIGAGAAEGAIDAANILKPALARGELQCIGATTLEEYRKYIEKDSALERRFQPISVGEPTVEEAIIILRGLRDRYEAHHRVKITDESIEAAARLSDRYISDRFLPDKAIDLMDEAASRVRLASFTAPPDLKLLEEEAERLKKEKEAAVSSQEFEKAAGLRDQEQKLRAELAEQRGAWEHQRYKENAMVTGDDIAQIVASWTGIPVKKLAEEESERLLHLEDLLHQRLIGQEDAVTAVARAVRRARAGLKDPKRPIGSFIFLGPTGVGKTELGRALAEGMFGDEKALIRIDMSEYMEKHAVSRLVGAPPGYVGHDEGGQLTEAVRRKPYSVVLLDEIEKAHPEAFNILLQVLEDGRLTDTKGRTVDFRNTVIIMTSNVGSSFLKKEAMGFAPKKDEKTDYKNMRGHVMEELKRSFRPEFLNRIDEIVVFHSLQDEHLLKIADILTRQVNKRLSENGLELQVEQSAIELIAKEGNDPIFGARPLRRAIQRLIEDALSEKILEGVFKAGDRIIVEAEEGKMKFSQG